The Verrucomicrobiota bacterium genome includes the window GCCGATTCCGCAACCTTGCTCCTGGTGGCGAGTTGCGGCCCGATCCTCTTGGCCAGTTCACGCGTGCCATTTGCATGGACCGACTACTACGCTGCCGAGATGGGGGATGGTCTACTTCGGCAATTCCTGGCCTTCGAGCGTCCTTTCTACCCTGGCCGGCTTGGGGAGACGAAGCGGGCAACGTGTGTGATGGAGCGCGAGCACGCCCGTGACGGCAGGCGGACGTTCAACCTCGATCCCGGATATATGACGTTCAGCACGCTTGTCGTGGCGTCCACCAAGGAGGCCTCGTACAGAGTGTATTTGGGCGCAGGCATTTACGCTCAGCCGATGCTTGTCTACCGCGAGAGGCGTTTCCATCCGTTCGAGTGGACCTA containing:
- a CDS encoding DUF4416 family protein, with amino-acid sequence MPDAVLVCGLIATGEAAADSATLLLVASCGPILLASSRVPFAWTDYYAAEMGDGLLRQFLAFERPFYPGRLGETKRATCVMEREHARDGRRTFNLDPGYMTFSTLVVASTKEASYRVYLGAGIYAQPMLVYRERRFHPFEWTYPDYADSTHTGYFAAVRRLARDRGILTPR